In Vidua chalybeata isolate OUT-0048 chromosome 5, bVidCha1 merged haplotype, whole genome shotgun sequence, one genomic interval encodes:
- the OPN1SW gene encoding short-wave-sensitive opsin 1 isoform X1: MDEEEFYLFKNQSSVGPWDGPQYHIAPMWAFYLQTIFMGLVFVAGTPLNAIVLIVTIKYKKLRQPLNYILVNISVSGLMCCVFCIFTVFVASSQGYFVFGKHMCAFEGFAGATGGLVTGWSLAFLAFERYIVICKPFGNFRFNSRHALLVVAATWIIGVGVAIPPFFGWSRYIPEGLQCSCGPDWYTVGTKYKSEYYTWFLFIFCFIVPLSLIIFSYSQLLSALRAVAAQQQESATTQKAEREVSRMVVVMVGSFCMCYVPYAALAMYMVNNREHGIDLRLVTIPAFFSKSSCVYNPIIYCFMNKQFRACIMETVCGRPMSDDSDVSSSAQRTEVSSVSSSQVGPS, encoded by the exons ATGGACGAGGAAGAGTTCTACCTGTTCAAGAACCAGTCGTCGGTGGGGCCCTGGGATGGGCCCCAGTACCACATCGCGCCCATGTGGGCCTTCTACCTGCAGACCATCTTCATGGGCTTGGTGTTCGTGGCGGGCACGCCCCTGAACGCCATCGTCCTCATCGTCACCATCAAGTACAAGAAGCTGCGGCAGCCGCTCAACTACATCCTGGTGAACATCTCCGTCAGCGGCCTCATGTGCTGCGTCTTCTGCATCTTCACCGTCTTCGTGGCCAGCTCCCAGGGATACTTTGTCTTCGGGAAGCACATGTGTGCCTTTGAGGGCTTTGCAGGGGCCACCGGAG GGCTGGTGACAGGGTGGTCCTTGGCCTTCCTGGCCTTCGAGCGCTACATCGTCATCTGCAAACCCTTCGGCAACTTCCGCTTCAACTCCCGCCACGCGCTGCTGGTCGTGGCGGCCACCTGGATCATCGGCGTCGGTGTCGCCATCCCCCCCTTCTTCGGCTGGAGCAG gtacATCCCCGAGGGACTGCAGTGCTCCTGCGGCCCTGACTGGTACACGGTGGGCACCAAGTACAAGAGCGAGTACTACACCTGGTTCCTCTTCATCTTCTGCTTCATCGTCCCCCTCTCCCTCATCATCTTCTCCTACTCCCAGCTGCTCAGCGCCCTGCGGGCC gtggcGGCGCAGCAGCAGGAGTCGGCCACGACACAGAAGGCCGAGCGGGAGGTGTCGCGCATGGTCGTGGTCATGGTGGGGTCCTTCTGCATGTGCTACGTCCCCTACGCGGCGCTGGCCATGTACATGGTGAACAACCGCGAGCACGGCATCGACCTGCGCCTCGTCACCATCCCTGCCTTCTTCTCCAAGAGCTCCTGCGTCTACAACCCCATCATCTACTGCTTCATGAACAAACAG TTCCGCGCCTGCATCATGGAGACGGTGTGCGGGCGGCCCATGTCAGACGACTCCGACGTGTCCAGCTCGGCCCAGCGCACCGAGGTTTCCTCTGTGTCCTCCAGCCAGGTCGGCCCCAGCTGA
- the OPN1SW gene encoding short-wave-sensitive opsin 1 isoform X2: MGLVFVAGTPLNAIVLIVTIKYKKLRQPLNYILVNISVSGLMCCVFCIFTVFVASSQGYFVFGKHMCAFEGFAGATGGLVTGWSLAFLAFERYIVICKPFGNFRFNSRHALLVVAATWIIGVGVAIPPFFGWSRYIPEGLQCSCGPDWYTVGTKYKSEYYTWFLFIFCFIVPLSLIIFSYSQLLSALRAVAAQQQESATTQKAEREVSRMVVVMVGSFCMCYVPYAALAMYMVNNREHGIDLRLVTIPAFFSKSSCVYNPIIYCFMNKQFRACIMETVCGRPMSDDSDVSSSAQRTEVSSVSSSQVGPS, translated from the exons ATGGGCTTGGTGTTCGTGGCGGGCACGCCCCTGAACGCCATCGTCCTCATCGTCACCATCAAGTACAAGAAGCTGCGGCAGCCGCTCAACTACATCCTGGTGAACATCTCCGTCAGCGGCCTCATGTGCTGCGTCTTCTGCATCTTCACCGTCTTCGTGGCCAGCTCCCAGGGATACTTTGTCTTCGGGAAGCACATGTGTGCCTTTGAGGGCTTTGCAGGGGCCACCGGAG GGCTGGTGACAGGGTGGTCCTTGGCCTTCCTGGCCTTCGAGCGCTACATCGTCATCTGCAAACCCTTCGGCAACTTCCGCTTCAACTCCCGCCACGCGCTGCTGGTCGTGGCGGCCACCTGGATCATCGGCGTCGGTGTCGCCATCCCCCCCTTCTTCGGCTGGAGCAG gtacATCCCCGAGGGACTGCAGTGCTCCTGCGGCCCTGACTGGTACACGGTGGGCACCAAGTACAAGAGCGAGTACTACACCTGGTTCCTCTTCATCTTCTGCTTCATCGTCCCCCTCTCCCTCATCATCTTCTCCTACTCCCAGCTGCTCAGCGCCCTGCGGGCC gtggcGGCGCAGCAGCAGGAGTCGGCCACGACACAGAAGGCCGAGCGGGAGGTGTCGCGCATGGTCGTGGTCATGGTGGGGTCCTTCTGCATGTGCTACGTCCCCTACGCGGCGCTGGCCATGTACATGGTGAACAACCGCGAGCACGGCATCGACCTGCGCCTCGTCACCATCCCTGCCTTCTTCTCCAAGAGCTCCTGCGTCTACAACCCCATCATCTACTGCTTCATGAACAAACAG TTCCGCGCCTGCATCATGGAGACGGTGTGCGGGCGGCCCATGTCAGACGACTCCGACGTGTCCAGCTCGGCCCAGCGCACCGAGGTTTCCTCTGTGTCCTCCAGCCAGGTCGGCCCCAGCTGA